The Fervidibacillus albus genome contains a region encoding:
- a CDS encoding acyl-CoA dehydrogenase family protein has product MDFNLTQEQRMIKRTIKEFAEEEVAKGALERDRTKTFPIHIFRKLAELGMMGLPFPEEYGGGGADTISFAIVVEELSKACASTGITYSAHISLGGAPIHMFGTEEQKRKYLVPLCTGESLGAFGLTEPNAGSDAGATETKAEEDRDDFVLNGEKSFITNGSYAKFIALTAITNSKEQKKEISSIIVPTDADGFSVKDEYEKMGLHAANTTELVLENVRVPKENLLGKRGEGLKQFLQTLDGGRIGIGAMAVGIAQAAYEKALQYAKQRRQFGKPLSTFQGIQFKLADMAMKIELARNMVYKAAWLKDEGKPFTKEASICKLFASEMCLEVTSEAVQIHGGNGYMKDFHVERYMRDAKLLQIGEGTSEIQRIVIAREIGAR; this is encoded by the coding sequence TTGGATTTCAATTTGACACAAGAACAGAGGATGATCAAGCGAACGATTAAAGAATTTGCTGAAGAAGAAGTGGCAAAGGGAGCGTTAGAAAGGGACCGGACAAAAACGTTCCCGATTCACATTTTTCGAAAACTGGCGGAACTCGGTATGATGGGTCTGCCTTTCCCAGAGGAGTATGGTGGCGGTGGTGCGGATACGATTAGTTTTGCCATCGTCGTAGAAGAGTTAAGCAAAGCTTGTGCATCAACCGGAATTACGTACAGTGCTCACATCTCATTGGGTGGTGCACCAATTCACATGTTCGGTACGGAGGAACAAAAAAGAAAATATTTAGTTCCACTATGTACCGGTGAATCGTTAGGAGCGTTCGGATTAACGGAACCAAACGCAGGCTCAGATGCCGGAGCTACGGAGACGAAGGCGGAAGAGGACAGGGATGATTTTGTACTAAATGGAGAAAAAAGTTTTATTACAAATGGTAGTTATGCAAAATTTATTGCACTGACAGCAATCACAAACTCGAAGGAGCAAAAAAAGGAAATTAGTTCCATTATCGTGCCAACGGATGCAGACGGGTTTTCTGTGAAGGATGAATATGAAAAAATGGGTCTTCACGCTGCAAATACAACGGAACTCGTGTTGGAAAATGTGCGGGTACCGAAAGAAAATCTCCTCGGCAAACGGGGAGAGGGACTAAAACAATTTTTACAAACGTTAGACGGAGGACGCATCGGTATCGGGGCGATGGCTGTCGGTATTGCACAAGCTGCCTATGAAAAAGCCCTTCAATACGCCAAACAACGGCGACAGTTCGGCAAGCCTTTATCGACTTTTCAAGGAATTCAATTTAAATTAGCGGATATGGCGATGAAAATCGAATTGGCACGAAATATGGTTTATAAAGCGGCCTGGTTAAAGGACGAAGGAAAACCTTTTACGAAAGAAGCGTCGATTTGCAAATTGTTTGCCTCAGAAATGTGTTTGGAAGTAACGAGCGAAGCGGTGCAAATTCACGGTGGAAACGGATATATGAAAGATTTCCACGTAGAACGTTATATGCGGGATGCGAAATTATTACAAATTGGTGAAGGAACGTCTGAAATACAACGAATCGTGATCGCAAGGGAAATCGGTGCCCGCTAA
- the cccA gene encoding cytochrome c550 — MKKNAIYPYLLIMVFGIGLVFALSLIGLYEGKNEAEGDSGESGEVVAQTPEEIYTNNCIGCHGQNYEGVSGPALINVGDRLSRDEIETVLINGRGIMPGGLVPEEQLDEMVDWLSNLK, encoded by the coding sequence ATGAAAAAAAACGCAATTTATCCTTATTTACTTATCATGGTTTTTGGAATAGGCCTCGTTTTTGCCCTTTCCTTGATCGGTTTGTACGAGGGGAAAAATGAAGCAGAAGGGGATAGTGGAGAAAGTGGAGAGGTAGTCGCCCAAACTCCGGAAGAAATTTATACGAACAATTGTATTGGATGTCACGGGCAAAATTATGAAGGTGTCTCTGGACCGGCTTTAATAAATGTCGGCGATCGATTAAGCCGGGACGAAATTGAAACTGTCCTAATAAACGGCCGTGGAATTATGCCGGGGGGATTAGTCCCTGAAGAGCAATTGGATGAAATGGTCGATTGGTTATCGAATTTGAAATGA
- a CDS encoding IS3 family transposase (programmed frameshift) — MSNTFYPSDFKYEVIMAYKSKEYSLKEIYVKFKIPKVTLYNWVEKFEKDGMDGLSDSKKWKRYSKELKESAVRDYCSGNYSQYEIVRKYGISSRGVLQKWIKKYNSHGELLDTRTRRTHSMTKGRKTTWKERIEIVQDALANGKNYQKTSEKHQVSYQQVYQWVRKYEVGGWDSLKDRRGRSKSVEELTLEEKMKLEMRRIEKENERLRAEKCFLKKVRGDRKEAKISQVRFEDKYIAIKELHETNQFNIVLLCDVAGVSRAAYYKWLNRIPSSREMENEEIIKEMKVIHKHVDGIYGYRRMKLNINRKLGKKVNHKRIYRLMKMAGIQSVIRRKKTRYKRSNPQHVAENLLNREFTAEKPNEKWVTDVTELKYGSSKKAYLSAILDLHDGSIISYVLGHSNNNDLVFKTLDPAINRLDGDHPLIHSDRGFQYTSHGFKRRIEEAGMTHSMSRIGRCIDNGPMESFWGALKCEKYYLHKYETFEELSKAIDEYIYFYNNERYQERLNGLSPIEYRTKAA; from the exons GTGTCTAACACATTTTATCCGAGTGATTTTAAATATGAAGTCATTATGGCTTATAAAAGTAAAGAATATTCCCTTAAAGAAATCTATGTCAAATTCAAAATCCCTAAAGTTACCTTATATAACTGGGTGGAAAAATTTGAAAAAGATGGAATGGATGGTTTATCAGATTCAAAAAAATGGAAACGATATTCTAAAGAATTGAAAGAATCTGCCGTTCGCGATTATTGTTCGGGGAATTACTCCCAATATGAAATTGTTCGAAAGTATGGAATTTCTAGTAGAGGGGTACTTCAAAAATGGATTAAAAAGTATAATAGTCATGGAGAATTACTAGATACAAGAACAAGGAGAACACACTCGATGACTAAAGGAAGAAAGACAACCTGGAAAGAACGAATTGAAATTGTACAAGATGCTCTAGCGAACGGAAAAAATTATCAAAAAACATCGGAAAAGCATCAAGTATCGTACCAACAGGTATACCAATGGGTACGTAAATATGAAGTTGGTGGATGGGACTCGTTAAAGGATCGACGAGGACGGTCGAAAAGTGTAGAAGAACTAACTTTAGAAGAAAAAATGAAGTTAGAGATGCGTCGAATCGAAAAAGAAAATGAACGTTTGCGGGCAGAGA AATGCTTTCTTAAAAAAGTTAGAGGAGATCGAAAGGAGGCGAAAATCAGTCAAGTAAGATTTGAAGATAAATATATCGCCATTAAAGAACTTCATGAAACGAATCAGTTTAATATTGTCTTATTATGCGACGTTGCCGGTGTTTCAAGAGCTGCTTACTATAAATGGTTAAATCGGATTCCCTCCTCTCGAGAAATGGAAAATGAAGAAATCATAAAGGAAATGAAGGTTATCCATAAACATGTGGATGGAATCTATGGGTATCGTCGAATGAAATTAAATATCAATCGAAAACTTGGTAAGAAAGTGAACCATAAACGTATTTATAGACTTATGAAAATGGCCGGGATTCAATCCGTTATACGAAGGAAAAAAACTCGATATAAACGTTCGAATCCTCAGCACGTTGCCGAGAATTTATTGAATCGTGAATTTACAGCTGAAAAACCAAATGAAAAATGGGTAACGGACGTTACTGAGTTGAAATATGGTTCTTCAAAGAAGGCTTATTTAAGTGCCATTCTAGACTTACATGATGGCTCAATCATTAGCTATGTTTTAGGGCATTCCAATAATAATGATTTAGTATTTAAGACCCTTGATCCGGCCATTAATCGATTAGATGGAGACCACCCGCTTATTCATAGTGACCGTGGATTTCAATACACCTCACATGGATTTAAACGAAGAATAGAGGAGGCAGGAATGACGCACAGTATGTCAAGAATTGGAAGGTGTATTGATAATGGACCAATGGAATCGTTTTGGGGAGCACTCAAATGCGAGAAGTATTATTTACATAAGTATGAAACCTTTGAGGAACTCTCAAAGGCGATTGATGAATATATTTACTTTTACAACAATGAAAGATATCAAGAAAGGCTAAACGGCCTTAGCCCCATTGAATACAGGACTAAAGCCGCTTAA
- a CDS encoding tRNA (adenine(22)-N(1))-methyltransferase: protein MIQISERLKKIARFLPKNGTVADIGSDHAYLPIYALFEGIVQYAISGEVAEGPYQSALSNVRKYHLQEKISVRMGDGLAVIEPEDQVDCIVIAGMGGALIEKILHTGQNRLEGVQRLVLQPNGNAHLVRNWLYENGWQIIQETIMEEDGHIYEIIVAEKGHMIIPNEVKEKQLFFGPLLLKENSPILQKKWAMEKRGWMKILNDLQKAKETEETKRKKRQLETYVQWYEEVFNNEKSERT, encoded by the coding sequence ATGATACAAATATCTGAAAGATTAAAGAAGATTGCCCGATTTCTACCGAAAAATGGTACCGTGGCGGATATCGGTTCAGATCATGCTTATTTACCGATTTATGCCCTTTTTGAAGGAATCGTCCAATATGCAATTAGCGGGGAAGTGGCAGAAGGTCCTTATCAATCGGCTTTATCTAATGTTAGGAAATATCATCTTCAAGAGAAAATTTCCGTGCGGATGGGGGACGGATTAGCTGTGATCGAACCGGAGGATCAAGTAGACTGTATCGTCATCGCCGGCATGGGTGGTGCGCTCATTGAAAAAATATTACATACAGGGCAAAACCGGTTAGAAGGTGTCCAACGTCTCGTATTACAACCGAATGGGAATGCCCATCTCGTTCGAAATTGGTTGTATGAAAATGGGTGGCAAATCATTCAAGAAACCATTATGGAAGAGGATGGACATATTTATGAAATCATTGTAGCGGAAAAAGGGCATATGATTATCCCGAATGAAGTTAAGGAGAAACAATTATTTTTCGGTCCCCTTCTTTTGAAAGAAAACTCCCCGATATTGCAAAAAAAGTGGGCGATGGAAAAAAGAGGGTGGATGAAAATTTTAAACGACTTACAAAAGGCGAAGGAGACCGAGGAAACGAAACGGAAAAAACGACAACTCGAAACATATGTACAATGGTATGAGGAGGTATTTAATAATGAAAAAAGCGAACGGACATGA
- a CDS encoding Nif3-like dinuclear metal center hexameric protein: MKKANGHEIIHLFEQFSPKRLAMEGDKIGLQIGRLNQQVKNVLVALDVTEEVAKEAEEKDVQLIIAHHPPIYRPLANLRTDLPQGRMIERLLKNDIAVYAAHTNLDVTTGGLNDWLADALHLENREVLVETGEIPLKKLVVFAPMEAADSIREAIGHIGAGAIGNYRNCSFSVEGTGRFQPEEDANPYIGTVGKLEEVREVRIETIFPETIEKPLMKAMLHAHPYEEPAYDIYPLSMKGEVYGLGRIGYLPEEMTLKEFAHFVKNVLDAGGIRVIGNMDDTVKKVAVLGGDGNKYYPWALRKGADVYVTGDMYYHTAIDAKNEGLNIVDPGHHVEQIMKKKVAETMANLCNERGLSVNFIPSSVRTDPFQFL, translated from the coding sequence ATGAAAAAAGCGAACGGACATGAAATTATTCATCTGTTTGAACAATTTTCTCCGAAGCGACTGGCGATGGAAGGAGATAAAATTGGCCTTCAGATCGGTCGACTGAATCAACAGGTGAAAAATGTTTTAGTCGCATTAGATGTAACGGAAGAAGTGGCAAAGGAAGCGGAGGAAAAGGATGTTCAGCTCATCATTGCCCACCATCCACCAATTTATCGCCCCCTTGCGAATCTTCGTACAGACTTGCCTCAAGGTCGAATGATTGAACGCTTATTGAAAAATGATATCGCTGTGTACGCCGCCCATACGAATTTGGACGTCACAACCGGGGGACTAAATGACTGGCTAGCCGACGCTTTGCATTTGGAAAATCGAGAAGTACTCGTTGAAACGGGCGAAATTCCGTTGAAAAAATTAGTCGTCTTTGCTCCGATGGAAGCGGCAGATTCGATTCGGGAAGCGATCGGTCATATCGGTGCAGGGGCGATCGGAAATTACCGCAACTGTTCCTTCTCCGTTGAAGGGACGGGACGTTTCCAGCCGGAGGAAGATGCGAATCCGTATATTGGAACGGTCGGAAAATTAGAGGAAGTAAGGGAAGTTCGAATCGAAACGATTTTTCCAGAAACGATTGAAAAACCGTTGATGAAGGCGATGCTTCATGCCCATCCGTATGAGGAACCGGCCTATGATATATACCCTTTGTCCATGAAGGGTGAAGTTTACGGTTTAGGAAGAATCGGCTACTTACCGGAAGAAATGACGCTGAAAGAATTTGCCCATTTCGTGAAAAACGTCTTGGATGCAGGGGGAATTCGCGTCATCGGGAATATGGACGATACGGTGAAAAAAGTGGCCGTTTTAGGAGGGGATGGCAATAAATATTACCCATGGGCATTAAGGAAAGGGGCAGATGTGTACGTAACGGGAGATATGTATTACCATACGGCCATCGATGCAAAAAACGAAGGATTAAACATCGTTGATCCAGGACATCATGTGGAACAAATTATGAAGAAAAAAGTAGCGGAAACGATGGCGAACCTTTGCAATGAGCGCGGCTTGTCTGTCAATTTCATCCCATCGTCAGTGCGAACGGATCCCTTTCAATTTTTATAA
- a CDS encoding 4-hydroxy-3-methylbut-2-enyl diphosphate reductase: protein MEVIKISPRGYCYGVVDAMVIARNAALDKTLPRPIYILGMIVHNKHVTDAFEKEGIITLDGSNRIEILNKVDKGTVIFTAHGVSPEVRQLAKEKGLVAIDATCPDVTKTHILIEEKTKQGYDVIYIGKKGHPEPEGAIGVAPHAVHLVETIEDVDHLTIENERIIVTNQTTMSQWDVKEVMEYCLQKYPQAEKHNEICLATQVRQEAVAQQAKAADVLIVVGDPKSNNSNRLAQVSEQIAGTKAYRVADVTEIKIEWIQDAKKVAVTAGASTPTPITREVIRFLENFDRNNPDTWIREKNTPLEKILPKVKKKNKQV from the coding sequence ATGGAAGTCATTAAAATTTCTCCGCGGGGATATTGTTACGGAGTTGTGGATGCGATGGTCATCGCCCGCAATGCCGCTTTAGATAAAACGTTGCCAAGACCGATATACATTCTCGGCATGATCGTTCATAACAAACATGTTACCGATGCTTTCGAAAAGGAAGGAATTATAACCCTCGACGGAAGCAATCGGATAGAAATACTCAATAAAGTGGATAAAGGAACGGTCATATTTACCGCCCACGGCGTCTCCCCTGAAGTGCGTCAATTGGCGAAGGAAAAAGGACTCGTTGCGATCGATGCGACGTGTCCGGACGTGACGAAAACCCATATTTTAATCGAAGAAAAAACGAAACAAGGTTACGATGTGATTTATATTGGAAAAAAGGGGCATCCGGAACCTGAAGGCGCAATCGGTGTGGCCCCCCACGCCGTACATCTCGTCGAAACGATCGAAGACGTGGATCATTTAACGATCGAAAACGAACGAATCATCGTGACAAATCAAACGACGATGAGCCAATGGGATGTTAAAGAAGTGATGGAATATTGCTTACAGAAATATCCCCAAGCAGAAAAACATAATGAGATTTGCCTTGCTACTCAAGTCAGACAAGAGGCGGTAGCTCAACAGGCGAAAGCGGCAGACGTATTGATCGTTGTCGGGGATCCGAAAAGCAATAACTCCAATCGGCTTGCCCAAGTATCGGAACAGATCGCCGGAACGAAAGCCTATCGAGTAGCCGATGTAACCGAAATCAAAATCGAATGGATTCAAGATGCGAAAAAAGTGGCGGTCACAGCAGGTGCTTCGACTCCTACTCCCATTACTCGGGAAGTCATTCGCTTTTTAGAAAATTTCGATCGTAACAACCCGGACACTTGGATTCGGGAGAAGAATACACCGTTGGAAAAGATTTTACCAAAGGTGAAAAAAAAGAATAAACAAGTGTAA
- the vrrA gene encoding VrrA/YqfQ family protein — protein MQPVFQPRPKPFFHHSQPHPPQYRQPDPFSFHPSSPPPQAIGRGGLFRNRLNMGRTNGLGIPMNPLVPTQGTSVGRNVFNLNRISQFLGQTQQVLNTAQQIGPMVQQYGPLIRNLPALWKLYKGVKSGGGKEEDEQETPVQQPEKKKINPELLEEKREKMEKSTRNERNKTVKKKKNRRDVESKPSVPKLYI, from the coding sequence GTGCAACCCGTTTTTCAACCGAGGCCGAAACCGTTTTTTCATCATTCTCAGCCCCACCCTCCCCAATATCGACAACCCGATCCATTCTCATTCCACCCATCGAGTCCACCTCCACAAGCGATCGGAAGAGGTGGATTGTTTCGAAATCGTTTAAACATGGGACGAACAAATGGCCTTGGCATTCCAATGAATCCGTTAGTGCCGACGCAAGGAACTTCTGTCGGTCGTAATGTTTTCAATTTAAATCGGATATCTCAATTTTTAGGGCAAACACAACAAGTGCTTAATACAGCTCAACAAATCGGTCCGATGGTTCAACAATACGGCCCGTTAATTCGCAATTTACCTGCCCTTTGGAAATTATATAAAGGGGTGAAATCTGGCGGCGGAAAGGAAGAAGATGAACAAGAGACACCGGTCCAACAACCGGAAAAAAAGAAAATAAATCCGGAGCTGTTGGAAGAAAAAAGAGAGAAAATGGAAAAATCAACACGGAACGAAAGGAATAAAACGGTGAAAAAAAAGAAAAATCGGAGAGACGTTGAATCGAAACCGTCGGTGCCAAAATTATATATTTAG
- a CDS encoding DEAD/DEAH box helicase, translating into MTNNPFAKFQLKSYVLKQIERKPFQRPTEIQERVIPKVLAGKSLIGQSQTGTGKTHAFLLPILSKIDESVEEVQAVITVPTRELARQIYHMARELVEIDGKPKVTIRLFVGGTDKKRYIDGLKKQPQIVIGTPGRIFDLVKEEALFIHTANHFVVDEADLMLDLGFIDTVDQIAARMPKDLQMLVFSATIPKQMEPFLKKYMEQPEFVQVDPATTTPKKIRHCLLPLRHRNKIDLLFQLLKTYNPYLAIVFANTKKTVDELADALANKGMKVGVIHGDLTPRERKKMMNEMNDLKYQYIVATDLAARGIDIDGVSHVVHYELPSDLQFYIHRSGRTGRGSYEGVSTVLFDLKDEQKISKLEKMGITFDTIDLNNGEIVRIHDRNRREKRKRKPIEEKTNVKAIKRPKKVKPGYKKKWKEEMEKLNRKHKRKNRLK; encoded by the coding sequence ATGACGAACAATCCATTTGCAAAATTTCAATTAAAATCGTATGTTTTAAAGCAAATCGAACGGAAACCATTTCAACGACCGACAGAAATACAAGAACGGGTCATTCCGAAAGTGTTGGCGGGAAAAAGCCTCATCGGTCAATCGCAAACGGGAACCGGGAAAACCCACGCCTTTTTACTTCCCATCCTTTCTAAAATTGATGAGTCCGTCGAAGAAGTTCAAGCGGTTATTACCGTCCCTACTCGGGAATTGGCGCGGCAAATCTATCATATGGCTCGGGAATTGGTGGAAATAGACGGTAAACCGAAAGTGACCATTCGTCTATTCGTCGGTGGAACGGATAAAAAACGGTATATTGACGGTTTGAAAAAACAGCCCCAGATCGTAATCGGAACGCCGGGTCGTATTTTTGATTTAGTGAAGGAAGAAGCGTTATTTATCCATACTGCAAACCATTTCGTCGTCGATGAGGCGGATTTAATGCTCGACCTTGGATTTATCGATACGGTCGATCAAATTGCTGCAAGAATGCCTAAGGATTTACAAATGCTCGTTTTTTCCGCAACGATTCCGAAACAAATGGAACCGTTTTTGAAAAAATATATGGAACAACCGGAATTCGTTCAAGTCGATCCGGCAACGACGACACCGAAAAAAATCCGACACTGTTTGCTTCCTCTTCGCCATCGGAATAAAATCGATTTACTTTTTCAATTGTTAAAGACGTACAATCCTTATTTGGCCATCGTTTTTGCCAATACGAAAAAGACGGTGGATGAATTGGCAGATGCCCTCGCGAATAAAGGAATGAAAGTAGGCGTCATCCACGGGGACTTAACGCCACGGGAACGAAAAAAAATGATGAACGAAATGAACGATTTAAAATATCAATACATCGTTGCGACGGATTTAGCCGCGAGAGGAATTGATATCGATGGTGTCAGTCATGTCGTCCATTATGAACTACCTTCCGATTTGCAATTTTATATTCATCGTTCTGGTCGAACGGGAAGGGGGAGTTACGAAGGCGTTTCCACCGTATTGTTTGATTTAAAAGACGAGCAAAAAATTAGCAAGTTGGAAAAAATGGGCATTACGTTTGATACGATCGATTTGAACAATGGAGAGATTGTACGAATCCATGACCGAAACAGACGGGAAAAAAGGAAAAGAAAACCGATTGAAGAAAAAACGAATGTGAAGGCTATCAAACGACCGAAAAAAGTAAAACCGGGCTATAAAAAGAAATGGAAGGAAGAAATGGAAAAACTCAATCGAAAGCATAAACGGAAGAACCGATTGAAATAA
- a CDS encoding deoxyribonuclease IV, with protein MLKIGSHVSMAGPNMLLAASEEAVSYGANTFMIYTGAPQNTRRKKIEDLNIEAGRAHMKENGIEEIVVHAPYIINIGNTTNPRTFALGVDFLQKEIERTEAIGAKQIVLHPGAHVGAGEQAGIEKIIEGLNEVLTQNAEVQIALETMAGKGSELGKTFEELATIIEGVTNNERLSVCFDTCHTHDAGYNVKEDFDGVLNEFDKIIGIDRIKVLHINDSKNPIGARKDRHENIGFGHIGFSALNKIVHHPQLNGIPKILETPYVGTDKKNKKPPYKYEIAMLKNETFDEQMLEKIIESE; from the coding sequence ATGTTAAAAATTGGATCGCACGTGTCGATGGCAGGTCCGAACATGCTACTAGCTGCCAGTGAAGAAGCGGTATCCTACGGTGCGAATACGTTTATGATTTATACGGGTGCACCGCAAAATACGAGGAGAAAAAAAATTGAAGATTTGAACATAGAAGCGGGCCGTGCCCATATGAAAGAAAACGGCATTGAGGAGATTGTCGTCCATGCCCCGTATATTATTAATATTGGTAATACGACAAATCCACGTACATTCGCTTTAGGCGTCGATTTTTTACAAAAGGAAATCGAACGGACAGAAGCGATTGGCGCGAAACAAATCGTCCTCCATCCGGGAGCCCACGTCGGTGCCGGGGAACAAGCAGGGATCGAAAAAATTATCGAAGGGTTAAATGAAGTATTAACACAAAATGCAGAAGTTCAAATTGCATTAGAAACGATGGCGGGAAAGGGTTCTGAATTAGGAAAAACGTTCGAGGAATTGGCGACAATCATCGAAGGGGTTACGAATAACGAACGGTTGAGTGTCTGCTTTGATACGTGCCATACCCACGATGCCGGATATAACGTGAAGGAAGACTTCGATGGGGTTTTAAATGAATTCGATAAAATAATCGGCATCGATCGTATTAAAGTACTTCACATTAATGATAGCAAAAATCCGATTGGCGCAAGGAAAGACCGGCATGAAAATATCGGTTTTGGGCATATCGGATTTTCCGCCTTAAATAAAATCGTCCACCATCCCCAATTAAATGGGATTCCGAAAATTTTAGAAACCCCATATGTGGGAACGGATAAAAAGAATAAAAAACCGCCGTATAAATATGAAATTGCGATGTTGAAAAATGAAACGTTCGATGAGCAAATGTTGGAAAAAATTATCGAATCGGAATGA
- a CDS encoding DUF2624 domain-containing protein, producing MKFLENIINMKINGITGKELLKYGKQFNIHVTEEQAEKVARFLRGRNIDIFDDRDRTLVIKEIARITSPTTAKKVNQLFIQLTK from the coding sequence ATGAAATTTTTAGAAAATATCATCAATATGAAAATTAACGGTATTACTGGAAAGGAATTATTAAAATACGGGAAACAATTCAATATTCATGTCACTGAAGAACAGGCGGAGAAAGTTGCTCGATTTTTACGGGGGAGAAATATCGACATATTCGATGATCGGGACAGAACGCTTGTTATTAAAGAAATCGCCCGAATTACCAGCCCGACCACAGCGAAAAAAGTGAACCAATTATTTATTCAATTAACAAAATAA
- a CDS encoding metal ABC transporter ATP-binding protein: protein MEQKRPIVTVNHLNYRYDRDMVLENIQLTVNAGDFLAIVGPNGSGKSTLLRLILGLLKIQEGEITLFGEPIDKFRHWEKIGFVSQKANAFNKAFPATVFEVVRSGLTKKNGLLKPFPKNTVNKVIEALKAVQMEQFLYRNIGELSGGQQQRVFIARALIGEPELLILDEPTVGVDSKRVSDFYDLMQKLNKEKGITLIIVTHDTGTISKKVSHVACLNKHLYFHGNSTEFEQMDQRELSLVYGHEVTILTHDHGQEELG from the coding sequence ATGGAACAAAAACGACCGATCGTTACGGTAAATCATTTGAATTACCGATATGATCGTGATATGGTATTGGAAAATATACAATTAACCGTAAATGCGGGCGATTTTTTAGCAATCGTCGGTCCGAACGGTTCAGGAAAATCCACCTTACTACGGTTAATTCTCGGCTTATTAAAAATTCAGGAGGGGGAAATTACTTTATTTGGTGAGCCAATAGATAAATTTCGCCATTGGGAAAAAATTGGTTTCGTTTCCCAAAAGGCTAACGCATTCAATAAAGCTTTTCCAGCAACTGTTTTTGAAGTCGTTAGAAGTGGCCTTACGAAAAAAAATGGTCTTTTGAAACCATTTCCGAAAAATACGGTCAACAAGGTAATCGAAGCTTTAAAGGCTGTCCAAATGGAACAGTTTTTGTATCGAAATATCGGCGAATTATCCGGCGGTCAACAACAACGGGTTTTTATTGCGAGAGCGTTAATCGGTGAACCGGAGCTGTTAATTTTGGACGAACCGACCGTTGGTGTCGATTCGAAAAGAGTTAGCGATTTTTACGACTTAATGCAAAAATTAAATAAAGAAAAGGGAATTACATTGATCATTGTTACCCATGATACGGGAACAATTTCGAAAAAGGTTAGTCATGTCGCCTGTTTAAATAAACATTTATATTTTCACGGAAATTCGACGGAATTTGAACAAATGGATCAACGGGAACTATCGCTCGTATACGGACATGAGGTGACGATTTTAACCCACGACCATGGACAGGAGGAATTGGGATGA